In Mucilaginibacter celer, one DNA window encodes the following:
- a CDS encoding PfkB family carbohydrate kinase → MMNVDTKPICIGTGLVALDVIMSGISGKVTQFLAGGSCGNVLTILAYLGWDSYPIARLSNNIAAELLLEDLHRWNVTDTLLSINETGSTPVIIHRILTDRMGIPKHRFEFRNPEDGKHLPAYKPCLAKDVHKIYQTGPRPKVFFFDRINRGAIELAKLYKEAGAVIFFEPSSIKDEKGFNECIEIADVIKFSDDRIPLYEKYFESAKVPLEIQTMGAKGLKFRMIGSSTWTYLRGYYIENVVDSAGAGDWCTAGIIYNLFHDKTIKNLTIDEVSFALDFGQALSALNCTFEGARGLMYHFKSSELLSYIQFIIESEDHRILERKGTEQPEIQTAQMKISSLLARV, encoded by the coding sequence ATGATGAATGTTGATACAAAACCTATATGTATCGGTACCGGCTTGGTTGCGCTAGACGTAATTATGAGTGGAATTTCGGGAAAAGTAACACAGTTCTTGGCAGGAGGTTCTTGTGGGAATGTTCTGACGATTCTAGCTTATTTAGGTTGGGATTCATATCCAATTGCCAGATTGTCCAATAACATAGCAGCAGAACTTCTACTGGAGGATTTACACCGATGGAACGTAACGGATACACTTCTTAGTATAAACGAAACCGGCAGTACTCCTGTAATTATACATAGGATACTTACAGATCGCATGGGAATTCCTAAACATAGATTTGAATTCCGGAACCCTGAAGATGGGAAGCATCTCCCAGCATATAAACCATGTTTGGCGAAAGATGTCCATAAGATTTATCAGACAGGACCTCGTCCCAAGGTCTTTTTTTTTGATAGAATAAATAGGGGAGCTATAGAGCTTGCTAAATTATATAAAGAAGCTGGTGCAGTAATATTTTTCGAGCCATCTAGTATTAAAGATGAAAAAGGCTTTAATGAATGTATTGAAATTGCGGATGTTATCAAGTTTTCGGATGACCGCATACCACTATATGAAAAATACTTCGAAAGTGCTAAAGTTCCGTTGGAAATTCAGACTATGGGTGCCAAAGGTCTAAAGTTTAGAATGATCGGAAGTTCGACTTGGACTTACTTACGCGGATATTATATAGAAAACGTTGTAGATTCAGCTGGAGCGGGAGATTGGTGTACGGCTGGTATAATTTACAATTTATTTCATGATAAGACTATTAAAAATTTAACAATTGATGAAGTCAGTTTTGCACTTGATTTCGGTCAGGCGCTTAGTGCCTTGAATTGTACATTTGAAGGAGCAAGAGGTTTGATGTACCATTTTAAATCTTCGGAATTATTGTCATATATCCAATTTATTATAGAATCGGAAGATCATCGGATTTTAGAGAGAAAAGGCACTGAACAACCTGAAATTCAAACTGCACAAATGAAAATATCATCATTGTTGGCAAGGGTATAA
- a CDS encoding phosphoribosyltransferase-like protein: MRSALAERLLVKIMQWNSDEISKQRPMLQALANLKYDEYQQFSPGIRFMESLVKWLGQFESLEERHIAYAFVMNQLIFISSNQIQHLVNITFAEKINPIIIEKTAQHSKFSPYKIKKIVISSTYKFFLRRSLFIGLSDGSKIDQLRRSYNRISNEQVLATYQVSQDKVKDMLDELKQSKISNKKFNTVFLIDDFTASGTTYFRKKDGIWGGKICKFINSIFDPKARSESAISQLIQEDEVLDIHVIFYIATEEALEKLNNNINEYKIANPTYRFQLKIHSIQLLGNDIKTKVLAEESFLQLIKKYFDADIIDKHYEMGKCNEPYLGFNECSLPLVLNHNTPNNSLPILWLPEDKKYIGLFPRVTRHKDE, translated from the coding sequence ATGAGATCTGCACTTGCTGAGAGACTACTAGTAAAAATAATGCAATGGAATTCTGATGAGATATCTAAACAGCGTCCGATGCTTCAAGCGCTTGCAAATCTAAAATATGATGAGTATCAACAGTTTTCACCTGGCATTAGATTTATGGAAAGTCTAGTAAAATGGTTGGGACAATTTGAATCATTAGAAGAAAGGCATATCGCATATGCTTTTGTGATGAATCAGCTGATTTTTATTTCGAGTAACCAAATACAACACCTAGTTAATATTACATTTGCGGAAAAAATTAACCCTATAATTATAGAAAAAACTGCTCAACATAGTAAATTCAGTCCTTATAAAATAAAGAAAATCGTTATAAGCAGTACGTATAAGTTCTTCCTTCGTCGATCATTATTTATTGGATTAAGTGACGGTTCGAAGATCGATCAACTTCGTCGTAGCTACAACAGAATTAGCAATGAGCAGGTGTTAGCGACATATCAGGTTTCACAGGATAAGGTAAAAGATATGCTCGATGAACTTAAACAATCTAAAATATCGAATAAAAAATTTAACACAGTATTTTTAATCGATGACTTTACAGCTAGCGGAACAACATATTTTAGAAAAAAGGATGGTATTTGGGGAGGAAAGATTTGTAAATTCATTAACTCTATATTCGATCCTAAAGCCAGAAGTGAATCAGCAATCTCGCAACTTATACAAGAAGATGAAGTTCTTGACATTCATGTTATATTCTATATAGCAACAGAAGAAGCACTCGAAAAATTAAATAATAATATCAACGAATATAAAATAGCAAATCCCACTTATCGATTTCAATTGAAAATTCATTCAATACAACTTTTGGGAAACGACATCAAAACTAAAGTTCTTGCTGAAGAAAGTTTTCTGCAGCTTATTAAAAAATATTTTGATGCGGATATTATTGATAAACATTATGAGATGGGAAAGTGTAATGAACCATATTTGGGTTTCAATGAATGTTCATTACCATTGGTATTAAACCACAACACTCCCAATAATTCACTTCCTATTCTTTGGCTTCCAGAGGATAAGAAATATATAGGCCTATTTCCACGCGTAACACGCCATAAAGATGAGTAA
- a CDS encoding TlpA family protein disulfide reductase — translation MKLEICFTGQLLPKFSFRKQLLLSFSFLVYLFINPATAVLNYTRKTDTIFKALKIGDKVPDLVLPNVLNYPKQHVSMGDFKGKLIILDFWATWCSPCVAMIPKLDSLQSQFAGKIQVLPVAYQSVAEVQAFLSRFEKQHKKHFTLPDVVADKNLTLLFPHNTLPHFVWIDKDGIVQAITEFREVTAQNIALMLKGEKFHFREKVDPKAVHFDFRQSLASFKNIEEKQAGQPVSVLTPFTDGFIAEYRLGAIDSIKGRRITFININLDWIYRIAYGGGKMYLAPNRILYKTRDSSHFTSKKMGAEYHDWARENAYCYEFSVPAALNSSFFELMQKDLQKRFPQYSAEIKPLNAQCLALVRTSTTDLIGSTHDEYVFKWAPGGCVMRNQPLSKLVNYLNASYLQLNPVPLVDDTGYKETVDIELEANMSNVDSLNQALKAYDLKLIEKRLDVPMLTVNDNPKQLP, via the coding sequence ATGAAGCTGGAAATTTGCTTTACAGGACAACTATTGCCTAAATTTTCCTTTCGCAAGCAATTGCTGTTGTCTTTCTCATTCTTAGTTTATCTGTTCATCAATCCGGCTACGGCAGTCCTCAATTATACCAGGAAGACGGATACAATATTCAAAGCCCTGAAAATAGGGGACAAGGTACCAGACCTGGTACTCCCCAATGTATTGAACTATCCAAAACAACATGTGTCCATGGGCGACTTCAAAGGGAAACTAATTATCCTGGATTTCTGGGCAACCTGGTGTTCTCCCTGTGTCGCTATGATCCCTAAACTGGATTCGTTGCAAAGCCAGTTCGCAGGCAAAATCCAGGTATTGCCCGTAGCTTACCAGTCAGTTGCCGAAGTGCAGGCCTTTCTGTCAAGATTTGAAAAACAGCATAAAAAGCATTTCACTTTGCCGGATGTGGTCGCTGATAAAAACCTGACGCTCTTATTTCCGCATAATACCCTACCTCATTTCGTATGGATCGATAAGGACGGGATTGTGCAGGCGATCACTGAATTTAGAGAGGTGACAGCCCAAAATATCGCATTGATGTTAAAAGGGGAGAAGTTCCATTTTCGCGAAAAGGTGGATCCGAAAGCAGTGCATTTTGATTTTCGGCAATCATTGGCAAGCTTCAAAAATATTGAAGAGAAACAAGCAGGGCAGCCAGTGTCGGTGCTTACGCCATTCACTGATGGCTTTATCGCTGAATATCGTTTAGGTGCGATAGATAGTATAAAGGGAAGGAGAATTACTTTCATCAATATCAACCTCGACTGGATCTACAGAATAGCGTATGGAGGAGGCAAGATGTATCTCGCTCCAAACCGTATTCTTTATAAAACCAGGGATTCATCCCATTTTACTTCGAAGAAAATGGGCGCGGAATACCACGATTGGGCAAGGGAAAATGCCTATTGCTATGAGTTTTCGGTCCCTGCCGCTTTAAACTCTTCTTTCTTTGAACTGATGCAAAAGGATCTGCAAAAACGCTTCCCGCAATATTCTGCAGAAATCAAACCTCTGAACGCTCAATGCCTCGCCCTTGTCCGAACCTCAACAACAGACCTGATCGGCTCGACACACGACGAGTATGTTTTCAAGTGGGCGCCCGGTGGATGTGTGATGCGAAATCAACCACTTTCGAAGCTCGTCAATTATCTCAATGCATCTTATCTGCAATTGAATCCGGTTCCACTTGTCGATGATACCGGTTATAAGGAAACCGTGGATATCGAACTGGAGGCCAATATGTCCAACGTGGACTCCTTGAACCAGGCGCTTAAAGCTTACGACCTAAAGCTCATTGAAAAGAGATTGGATGTTCCCATGCTTACTGTCAACGATAACCCTAAACAATTACCATGA
- a CDS encoding SIS domain-containing protein: protein MGKPFAKEIVKIPDTLKWSLNQNVDGLKDELVCDKRPLLIIGSGGSLSACHFAAMLFQEYGMMAKAVTPLELYHSKSILRESLVLFISASGKNNDILFGYKTAIECEPAKMISICMKKDSPLSQLSNTTSISKDYSYNLPTGGDGFLATNSLIAFFGILFKTLGTASILPESIIQIDDEKFKNEIDDFLLQVTPNYTFSVLFGGWGQPVAIDLESKFSEAALGDVLIADYRNFGHGRHHWFDKRGANACIVALITPSEIELAEKTFALLPKYIPIIRIVSKKEGPAASIELLFKSFMLVNAVGNLQGIDPGRPGVPDYGSDLYHLNYQKIFRTSLSRSELMMRSAIIRKSGISLYRELSISEENYWTVAYKKFVKGLQKTNYGSIIFDYDGTICSSKNRWKGVDDELQGYLLKILERGFLIGVATGRGKSVREDLHKFIPEKFRKQVVIAYYNGNEIGALDDENIPDKKSEVNQILQKVHQTLLTYPFPVQVEFLIKPSQLTIQIKERNAWRQVRKTIIQLIMLQNLPNIQILESSHSMDVIDQSKSGKLLITSICKQMAMERGIATDCLYLGDKGQWPGNDYQLLSSAYSLSVDEVSPLMDSCWNLAAPGKKNIDATVYYLSCLNYKDKAINLKLK from the coding sequence ATGGGAAAGCCTTTCGCAAAAGAAATAGTAAAAATTCCAGATACACTTAAGTGGAGTCTAAATCAGAACGTTGATGGTTTAAAGGATGAACTTGTATGTGATAAAAGGCCTTTGCTAATCATTGGCTCCGGTGGTTCCTTAAGCGCCTGCCATTTTGCTGCCATGCTTTTTCAAGAATATGGAATGATGGCCAAAGCGGTTACACCATTGGAATTGTATCATTCTAAAAGTATACTAAGGGAATCTCTTGTGCTTTTTATAAGCGCAAGTGGTAAGAATAATGATATCTTATTTGGATACAAAACGGCTATCGAATGCGAGCCTGCTAAAATGATTAGTATTTGTATGAAAAAGGATAGTCCATTATCTCAATTATCAAATACAACTTCAATTAGTAAAGATTATAGCTATAATTTACCGACAGGAGGTGATGGTTTTTTGGCAACTAACAGCCTTATTGCTTTTTTTGGGATTTTATTTAAAACTTTAGGTACCGCTTCGATTTTGCCAGAATCAATTATACAGATTGATGACGAAAAATTTAAAAATGAAATAGATGATTTTTTGCTACAGGTAACGCCTAACTATACGTTTTCAGTATTATTTGGAGGATGGGGGCAGCCGGTTGCTATTGACCTTGAGTCAAAATTTTCAGAGGCAGCACTTGGAGACGTTTTGATTGCTGACTATCGAAATTTCGGACATGGACGCCATCATTGGTTTGACAAACGCGGCGCTAATGCTTGCATTGTAGCACTTATAACTCCATCAGAGATTGAATTAGCAGAGAAAACATTTGCTCTCCTTCCAAAATATATTCCGATCATTCGTATTGTTTCAAAAAAGGAAGGGCCTGCAGCTTCTATTGAGCTTTTGTTCAAATCCTTTATGTTAGTGAATGCGGTCGGAAATCTTCAGGGAATCGACCCGGGACGGCCCGGAGTACCAGATTATGGTAGTGATTTGTATCATCTTAATTATCAAAAAATCTTTAGGACAAGCCTTTCTAGGTCAGAGTTAATGATGAGAAGCGCGATAATCCGTAAATCGGGGATCTCGCTATATCGAGAACTTAGTATTTCAGAAGAAAATTATTGGACTGTTGCTTACAAGAAATTTGTGAAAGGTTTACAAAAAACTAATTATGGTAGTATCATTTTCGATTACGATGGTACTATCTGTTCTTCTAAAAACCGATGGAAAGGAGTTGATGATGAATTACAAGGATACTTGCTAAAGATTTTGGAGCGAGGCTTTTTAATTGGTGTAGCAACTGGTAGAGGAAAGTCAGTGCGAGAGGATCTCCATAAATTTATTCCTGAGAAATTTAGGAAGCAGGTCGTCATCGCATATTACAATGGAAATGAAATTGGAGCATTAGATGACGAGAACATTCCGGACAAAAAATCCGAGGTAAATCAGATTCTCCAAAAGGTACATCAGACCTTACTAACTTATCCGTTTCCAGTGCAAGTTGAATTCTTAATAAAGCCTTCGCAGCTTACTATTCAAATAAAAGAAAGAAATGCATGGAGACAAGTGCGAAAGACCATTATTCAGTTAATTATGCTTCAGAACCTGCCAAATATTCAAATACTCGAGTCAAGTCATTCTATGGATGTTATTGATCAAAGTAAGTCGGGTAAATTACTAATAACTTCAATCTGCAAGCAAATGGCTATGGAAAGAGGAATTGCAACTGATTGTTTGTATTTGGGAGATAAAGGTCAATGGCCAGGAAATGATTATCAGTTACTTTCTAGTGCTTACTCTTTAAGTGTTGACGAGGTTTCACCATTAATGGATAGTTGCTGGAATTTAGCAGCCCCTGGAAAAAAAAATATTGATGCAACGGTTTATTATTTATCTTGCTTAAATTATAAAGATAAAGCCATAAACCTTAAATTGAAATGA
- a CDS encoding helix-turn-helix domain-containing protein: protein MKEKEEHILKTLGEIVLRIRTDKSLSQQEVSNRCDVDRAKISKIESGSANYNITTLIELAKGLGVSPKDLLDF from the coding sequence ATGAAGGAAAAAGAGGAACACATATTGAAGACTTTAGGTGAAATAGTTCTGAGAATTCGAACTGATAAATCACTTAGCCAACAAGAAGTTTCTAATCGTTGTGATGTTGATCGAGCAAAAATCAGCAAAATTGAATCAGGATCTGCCAATTATAATATTACGACACTGATAGAGTTGGCAAAAGGTTTAGGGGTGTCTCCCAAAGATTTATTAGACTTTTAA
- a CDS encoding HD domain-containing protein codes for MYNSNILDPIHGIIKVSEIEKWIFSQKPFNRLRRIKQNTFLYLVFPSANHTRFEHSIGVMHLAHQIFIHANDNYNTGLYKKKKYLLDETKEFQFFDVLSNLGDNGEQIVQELRIAALLHDAGHGPMSHLFDHYTITGDDFFKIIESDKSLSQYVSNFKNIIPDRQEKIEHEVISCLFVIKIIDQLKLIDNQYPTKFNPELKTIIKKLDVYRIIQMIEPKFNNESKLIFDELDYGDFFSSIISSFPLDADRMDYMSRDSYFAGVNYGLYDKSRLFMSLIPIKFGKKIELAIKESGIDSVIRFIQSRTHLYNQVYFHKTNRSANCMLDFACKELDKDGPIIDATNYKDLEQFYWRNSDELFLWETLQEKIVDQPQKSVLFELLERNLFKRIYQNKIVLIENDTEKLNAIKEQLNNLKKGFEKIAKSIENENVVVIDFFPNVVFKDVKKSKIKIIGKEDDKYRLSSDWKSFNKELKILEHEVIMFRIYLRGKFQNRETFNEKKAGVLKHFSSLIEELNNLKMSS; via the coding sequence ATGTATAATTCAAACATCTTAGACCCAATTCACGGTATTATTAAAGTTTCAGAAATTGAAAAATGGATTTTCAGCCAAAAGCCATTTAATAGACTTCGTAGAATCAAACAGAACACATTTTTATATTTGGTATTTCCAAGTGCAAACCACACGAGGTTTGAACATTCAATTGGAGTCATGCACTTGGCACATCAAATATTTATTCATGCAAACGATAACTACAATACGGGGCTGTACAAGAAAAAGAAATATCTATTGGATGAAACGAAAGAATTTCAGTTCTTCGATGTTCTATCTAATCTCGGTGATAACGGGGAACAAATAGTTCAAGAATTGAGAATTGCCGCTTTGCTACACGATGCAGGGCACGGCCCCATGTCACATTTGTTTGATCACTACACCATAACTGGTGATGATTTTTTTAAAATTATAGAATCGGATAAATCTTTAAGTCAATATGTATCAAATTTCAAAAATATTATTCCAGACCGTCAAGAAAAGATTGAGCATGAGGTAATATCTTGTTTGTTTGTAATCAAAATCATTGACCAATTAAAACTCATAGATAATCAATATCCTACTAAATTCAATCCGGAGCTTAAAACAATTATCAAAAAACTTGACGTTTATCGAATCATACAAATGATAGAACCAAAGTTTAACAATGAAAGCAAACTAATTTTTGATGAGCTCGATTATGGTGATTTTTTTAGTTCGATCATCTCTAGTTTTCCATTGGATGCAGACAGGATGGATTATATGTCTCGCGATAGTTATTTTGCAGGTGTTAATTATGGGTTATACGATAAAAGCCGCTTGTTTATGTCTTTAATTCCAATAAAATTCGGAAAAAAGATAGAATTGGCAATAAAAGAGAGCGGAATCGATTCTGTAATAAGATTTATTCAATCAAGGACTCATTTGTATAATCAGGTTTATTTCCATAAAACAAACCGCTCTGCTAACTGCATGCTTGATTTCGCTTGTAAAGAACTAGATAAAGATGGGCCAATTATCGACGCAACTAATTATAAAGATCTAGAGCAATTTTATTGGAGAAATTCCGACGAATTATTCTTATGGGAAACTTTGCAGGAAAAGATAGTCGATCAGCCGCAAAAATCTGTTTTATTTGAACTGCTTGAGCGGAATTTATTCAAACGAATTTACCAGAATAAAATAGTGCTAATTGAAAATGACACAGAAAAACTTAATGCTATTAAGGAACAACTTAACAATCTAAAAAAGGGCTTTGAAAAGATTGCTAAGAGCATTGAAAATGAAAATGTCGTTGTTATCGATTTTTTCCCAAATGTGGTATTTAAAGACGTAAAAAAATCAAAGATAAAAATTATTGGAAAAGAGGATGATAAATACCGATTAAGTTCAGATTGGAAGAGCTTCAACAAGGAACTTAAGATCCTTGAGCACGAAGTAATTATGTTTAGGATATATCTTCGCGGGAAATTTCAAAACAGAGAGACATTCAATGAAAAAAAAGCGGGCGTTTTAAAACATTTCAGTTCCTTAATCGAAGAATTGAATAACCTTAAGATGAGTTCTTGA
- a CDS encoding SusC/RagA family TonB-linked outer membrane protein yields the protein MMIKKNFYIFCIFQLYAAACFSQGRGSMSGRVINSADKAPISKAFISIKEWQRSTLSDKDGAFLFAKPGKDQRLNVHVSCAGFHNIDTIVIINEKPVILVMKPLLININEVVVNTGYQKISPERLTGAVSTVSRSMIERVVSTDVLRPLQDVVPGLIFNHDLTAGQNSISIRGTSTIYGNAQPLIVVDNFPYDGDISNINPNDVESVSVLKDAASASIWGARAGNGVIVITTKKGRLGSPTQISFNSNLTIGAKPGLFYQPKMSSADFIDVEKLLFSQGYYDGLEKTSDQSPVSPVVDLLFKTRNGLVTQQSADQSIAVMKTKDIRNDLAKYFYRNSVKQQYSLNISGGGDNNLYYLSAGLDRNRESEVRNDFSRVTVNASNTFDFLNHKLSLNTAFNFVYNKAAVNSNINDLTWNNGTALYPYASLADARGNALPVVRDYALSFINDPAQQKLLDWNYRPLDDLRQQQNYSYSRDLRLQGGLKYKILSWLNANLQYLYERSENNNENLHNEQSYFTRNLVNSFTQVAADGSLSYVVPRGSILDTYNSVLESNNVRLLVNADKNWDNVHHIEFMGGAELKSVNVKSGNNRKYGYDEEHDLNSNVDYVNLYPLYYNPGSKTNVPNYITNGDLTDHYISYFANATYTFNDKYIATASGRVDKSNLFGVKTNQKGVPLYSAGLAWRISKEKFYNVSFLPDLKFRLSFGYNGNIDKTLSAYTTAQYFGSSVSQIRQPYAQIINPPNPELSWERVKIINAGIDFASKGRRLSGSVDVYQKNGINLIGDMPFAPSTGILSFRGNTADTKTTGIDINLVTQNLTGQFKWNTATLFSFVHDAVSRYQTFYSGQQYIQTQGIPVQGRPLYAIYSYKWGGLDHDSGNPQGYLDGKLSQGYGSIVNATTKDNMIYNGSARPVFFGAVRNNFSYRNFSLSVSINYKLHYYFRKPSVDYTTVLSGIGGNGDYSKRWRKPGDELITNVPSAPDQIDYYREHFYTYSSALVEKGDHIRLQDIQLGYQWGKIFIYGYADNVAMIWKATKSGYDPDYVVSGYLPPRTVSLGLRSRF from the coding sequence ATGATGATTAAAAAAAACTTTTATATATTTTGTATTTTCCAACTATACGCTGCTGCCTGTTTTTCACAGGGGCGCGGTAGCATGAGTGGCAGGGTGATCAACTCAGCCGACAAAGCGCCAATATCAAAAGCATTTATAAGCATTAAAGAATGGCAGCGCTCGACACTTTCTGACAAAGATGGCGCTTTTCTCTTTGCAAAGCCGGGGAAAGATCAGCGGCTGAATGTACATGTCAGCTGTGCAGGTTTCCATAACATTGACACGATAGTCATCATAAATGAAAAGCCTGTTATTCTAGTTATGAAGCCGCTACTTATTAATATCAATGAGGTAGTGGTAAACACAGGCTATCAGAAGATAAGCCCCGAACGCCTGACGGGCGCAGTATCTACAGTGAGCAGGAGTATGATCGAACGGGTGGTGAGTACCGATGTTTTACGGCCCTTGCAGGATGTTGTCCCAGGCCTGATATTTAATCATGACCTCACCGCGGGACAAAACAGTATTAGCATACGTGGTACCAGCACAATTTATGGTAATGCACAACCATTGATTGTTGTCGATAATTTTCCGTACGATGGCGATATCTCCAATATCAATCCCAATGATGTAGAAAGCGTTTCTGTATTGAAAGATGCCGCATCAGCTTCCATATGGGGTGCCCGTGCCGGTAATGGTGTTATCGTAATCACTACGAAGAAGGGGCGATTGGGTTCGCCGACACAGATTTCCTTTAATTCCAACCTGACGATTGGGGCAAAACCGGGATTATTCTACCAGCCAAAAATGTCTTCCGCTGATTTTATTGATGTCGAAAAACTGTTGTTTTCTCAAGGCTATTATGATGGGCTCGAAAAAACGAGCGACCAATCACCCGTTTCACCGGTTGTCGATCTGCTTTTTAAGACCCGGAATGGCTTGGTTACTCAGCAATCAGCCGATCAAAGTATCGCAGTCATGAAAACTAAAGACATCAGGAACGACCTGGCCAAGTACTTCTACAGAAATAGCGTAAAGCAGCAATACTCCCTGAATATTTCGGGTGGAGGCGACAATAATCTTTATTACTTGTCAGCAGGACTTGATCGTAATCGCGAGAGCGAGGTGCGAAATGATTTTTCAAGGGTGACGGTGAATGCTTCCAATACTTTTGACTTTCTCAATCATAAATTGTCTCTCAATACTGCCTTCAATTTCGTTTACAACAAAGCTGCCGTCAATAGTAATATCAATGACCTGACCTGGAATAACGGCACTGCATTATATCCCTATGCGAGTCTCGCAGATGCCAGGGGAAACGCGCTACCGGTAGTTCGTGATTACGCCCTGTCTTTTATTAACGATCCCGCGCAACAGAAATTACTCGATTGGAATTATCGCCCGCTGGATGATCTCCGTCAGCAACAGAATTATTCCTACTCCCGGGACCTGCGGTTGCAGGGCGGATTGAAATACAAGATATTGTCCTGGCTGAATGCTAATCTGCAATACCTGTACGAGCGCTCGGAAAACAATAATGAGAACCTTCACAATGAGCAATCATACTTCACAAGGAATCTCGTTAACAGTTTTACCCAGGTTGCAGCAGATGGTAGCCTTTCCTATGTCGTTCCAAGAGGAAGCATTTTAGACACCTACAACAGCGTGCTGGAAAGTAACAATGTGAGGTTGCTGGTTAATGCTGATAAGAATTGGGATAACGTGCACCATATTGAGTTCATGGGAGGAGCGGAGCTAAAAAGCGTCAATGTAAAAAGTGGCAATAACCGTAAATATGGTTATGATGAAGAACATGATTTAAACTCAAATGTCGATTATGTCAATCTTTACCCTTTGTATTATAACCCGGGTTCGAAGACTAACGTCCCCAATTATATAACTAACGGGGACTTGACCGATCACTACATTTCTTATTTTGCAAATGCAACCTATACATTCAACGACAAGTATATTGCGACAGCAAGCGGACGTGTCGATAAAAGCAATTTATTCGGTGTTAAGACCAATCAAAAAGGAGTACCGCTTTACTCGGCTGGCTTGGCCTGGCGTATATCGAAAGAGAAATTCTATAACGTTTCATTTCTGCCCGATCTGAAGTTCAGGCTAAGCTTTGGTTACAATGGCAACATAGATAAAACGTTATCAGCATATACCACGGCTCAGTACTTTGGAAGTTCGGTTTCACAGATACGGCAGCCCTATGCGCAGATCATCAATCCACCAAATCCTGAGTTAAGCTGGGAAAGAGTTAAGATCATCAATGCCGGAATCGATTTTGCATCAAAAGGACGTCGTTTAAGCGGCTCGGTCGATGTTTATCAAAAAAATGGTATCAACCTGATCGGAGATATGCCTTTTGCGCCTTCCACCGGCATTTTAAGTTTTCGTGGAAATACCGCAGACACCAAAACTACAGGTATTGACATAAACCTCGTAACACAAAACCTGACAGGGCAATTCAAATGGAATACCGCGACGCTTTTTAGTTTCGTGCACGATGCGGTTAGCAGGTACCAGACTTTTTACAGCGGACAACAATATATCCAGACTCAAGGCATCCCTGTACAAGGGAGACCGCTCTACGCTATTTATAGTTATAAATGGGGTGGTCTTGATCACGATAGCGGCAATCCGCAGGGGTACCTTGACGGTAAATTGAGCCAGGGCTATGGATCGATTGTCAATGCTACCACGAAGGATAACATGATTTACAATGGTTCTGCGAGGCCTGTATTTTTTGGTGCGGTGCGCAACAATTTTTCCTACAGGAACTTCTCGTTATCAGTTAGTATCAATTACAAACTGCATTACTATTTCAGAAAACCATCTGTCGATTATACAACCGTACTTTCAGGAATTGGCGGTAACGGCGATTATAGCAAGCGCTGGCGGAAACCCGGTGATGAGCTGATCACGAATGTACCATCTGCGCCCGACCAGATCGATTATTACAGGGAGCATTTCTATACGTATTCATCCGCTCTGGTTGAAAAGGGCGATCACATCAGGCTCCAGGATATTCAGTTGGGTTATCAGTGGGGCAAAATATTCATTTATGGTTATGCAGACAATGTTGCGATGATCTGGAAGGCAACAAAAAGTGGTTACGATCCCGATTATGTCGTGAGCGGTTATTTGCCGCCCCGTACAGTTTCACTTGGTTTAAGAAGCAGATTTTAA